One segment of Anser cygnoides isolate HZ-2024a breed goose chromosome 5, Taihu_goose_T2T_genome, whole genome shotgun sequence DNA contains the following:
- the ATG13 gene encoding autophagy-related protein 13 isoform X6, with protein sequence MDTDLSSQDRKDLDKFIKFFALKTVQVIVQARLGEKICTRSSSSPTGSDWFNLAIKDIPEVTHEAKKALAGQLPAVGRSMCVEISLKTSEGDSMELEIWCLEMNEKCDKEIKVSYTVYNRLSLLLKSLLAITRVTPAYRLSRKQGHEYVILYRIYFGEVQLSGLGEGFQTVRVGTVGTPVGTITLSCAYRINLAFMSTRAGEDNGAVYPSVEDSQEVCTTSFSTSPPSQLSSSRLSYQPAALGVGSADMGYPVIFAGGLNAAHPHQLIGPGKEGGVPPVPSQPAHGTQADQERMCTPLDGVHYSAATPSSSEDTETVSNSSEGKCGSPHDLLETIFIRKVGAFVNKPINQVTMANLDIPFAMFAPKNVELEDNDPMVNPPDSPETESPLQGSLHSEGSSGSSTGNTHDDFVMIDFKPAFSKDDILPMDLGTFYREFQNPPQLSSLSIDIGAQSMAEDLDSLPEKLAVHEKNVKEFDAFVETLQ encoded by the exons ATGGACACTGATCTCAGTTCCCAGGACAGGAAGGACCTGGACAAGTTCATCAAATTTTTTGCTCTAAAG ACGGTACAAGTAATTGTCCAGGCCCGACTTGGAGAGAAGATCTGTACCCGATCATCATCCTCCCCAACAGGCTCTGACTGG TTCAATTTGGCCATCAAAGATATACCAGAGGTTACTcatgaagcaaagaaagcctTGGCAGGACAGCTGCCCGCTGTTGGACGGTCTATGTGCGTGGAGATTTCTCTCAAAACCTCAGAG GGGGATTCCATGGAGCTAGAAATTTGGTGTctagaaatgaatgaaaa GTGTGACAAAGAAATCAAAGTTTCATACACCGTATACAACAGGCTGTCTCTACTACTGAAGTCTTTGCTAGCTATAACCAGGGTAACTCCAGCCTACAGGCTCTCAAGGAAACAAGGCCATGAATATGTGATACTGTACAG gataTATTTTGGTGAAGTGCAACTGAGCGGCTTGGGAGAAG GTTTCCAAACAGTTCGTGTTGGGACAGTGGGTACCCCAGTTGGCACCATCACTTTGTCTTGTGCCTACAGAATCAACCTTGCTTTCATGTCAACCAG AGCTGGTGAGGACAACGGTGCAGTATACCCCTCAGTAGAAGATTCCCAAGAAGTGTGTACCACATCATTCTCCACCTCTCCTCCATCTCAG CTTTCCAGCTCTCGTCTTTCCTATcagcctgctgccctgggaGTTGGATCAGCTGACATGGGGTATCCCGTAATCTTTGCTGGTGGCTTGAATGCTGCACACCCTCACCAG TTGATTGGTCCAGGCAAAGAGGGGGGAGTTCCCCCAGTTCCTAGCCAGCCAGCACATGGCACCCAAGCTGACCAAGAGCGGATGTGCACCCCGCTAGATGGAGTCCACTACTCAGCAGCTACTCCTTCCAGTAG TGAGGACACAGAAACAGTATCAAACAGCAGCGAAGGGAAGTGTGGCTCCCCACATGACCTTTTGGAGACCATCTTTATCCGGAAAGTGGGAGCTTTTGTCAACAAACCCATTAACCAG GTGACCATGGCCAACTTAGACATTCCTTTTGCCATGTTTGCTCCCAAGAATGTTGAGCTGGAAGATAACGACCCCATG GTCAATCCTCCTGACTCCCCAGAAACTGAATCTCCTCTACAAGGCAGCTTACACTCGGAGGGCTccagtggcagcagcacagggaacaCCCATGATGACTTTGTTATGATTGACTTT AAACCAGCATTTTCAAAAGACGACATCCTTCCAATGGACCTGGGGACATTTTACCGTGAGTTTCAGAACCCCCCTCAACTCAGCAGCCTCTCCATTGACATAGGAGCTCAGTCCATGGCAGAGGATTTG GACTCATTACCAGAGAAGTTGGCGGTCCAtgagaaaaatgtcaaagaGTTTGATGCCTTTGTAGAAACCTTGCAGTGA
- the ATG13 gene encoding autophagy-related protein 13 isoform X3, protein MDTDLSSQDRKDLDKFIKFFALKTVQVIVQARLGEKICTRSSSSPTGSDWFNLAIKDIPEVTHEAKKALAGQLPAVGRSMCVEISLKTSEGDSMELEIWCLEMNEKCDKEIKVSYTVYNRLSLLLKSLLAITRVTPAYRLSRKQGHEYVILYRIYFGEVQLSGLGEGFQTVRVGTVGTPVGTITLSCAYRINLAFMSTRQFERTPPIMGIIIDHFVDRPYPSSSPMHPCNYRAGEDNGAVYPSVEDSQEVCTTSFSTSPPSQCVFTVTKAHFQTPPPVVTDTLKVPVMGLAFSHQLSSSRLSYQPAALGVGSADMGYPVIFAGGLNAAHPHQLIGPGKEGGVPPVPSQPAHGTQADQERMCTPLDGVHYSAATPSSSEDTETVSNSSEGKCGSPHDLLETIFIRKVGAFVNKPINQVNPPDSPETESPLQGSLHSEGSSGSSTGNTHDDFVMIDFKPAFSKDDILPMDLGTFYREFQNPPQLSSLSIDIGAQSMAEDLDSLPEKLAVHEKNVKEFDAFVETLQ, encoded by the exons ATGGACACTGATCTCAGTTCCCAGGACAGGAAGGACCTGGACAAGTTCATCAAATTTTTTGCTCTAAAG ACGGTACAAGTAATTGTCCAGGCCCGACTTGGAGAGAAGATCTGTACCCGATCATCATCCTCCCCAACAGGCTCTGACTGG TTCAATTTGGCCATCAAAGATATACCAGAGGTTACTcatgaagcaaagaaagcctTGGCAGGACAGCTGCCCGCTGTTGGACGGTCTATGTGCGTGGAGATTTCTCTCAAAACCTCAGAG GGGGATTCCATGGAGCTAGAAATTTGGTGTctagaaatgaatgaaaa GTGTGACAAAGAAATCAAAGTTTCATACACCGTATACAACAGGCTGTCTCTACTACTGAAGTCTTTGCTAGCTATAACCAGGGTAACTCCAGCCTACAGGCTCTCAAGGAAACAAGGCCATGAATATGTGATACTGTACAG gataTATTTTGGTGAAGTGCAACTGAGCGGCTTGGGAGAAG GTTTCCAAACAGTTCGTGTTGGGACAGTGGGTACCCCAGTTGGCACCATCACTTTGTCTTGTGCCTACAGAATCAACCTTGCTTTCATGTCAACCAG GCAGTTTGAGAGGACCCCTCCTATCATGGGGATTATCATTGATCACTTTGTGGACCGTCCCTATCCCAGCTCTTCGCCCATGCACCCCTGCAATTACAG AGCTGGTGAGGACAACGGTGCAGTATACCCCTCAGTAGAAGATTCCCAAGAAGTGTGTACCACATCATTCTCCACCTCTCCTCCATCTCAG TGTGTTTTTACTGTCACAAAGGCACATTTTCAGACCCCTCCTCCTGTCGTGACGGACACCTTGAAGGTCCCAGTGATGGGACTGGCCTTTTCACATCAA CTTTCCAGCTCTCGTCTTTCCTATcagcctgctgccctgggaGTTGGATCAGCTGACATGGGGTATCCCGTAATCTTTGCTGGTGGCTTGAATGCTGCACACCCTCACCAG TTGATTGGTCCAGGCAAAGAGGGGGGAGTTCCCCCAGTTCCTAGCCAGCCAGCACATGGCACCCAAGCTGACCAAGAGCGGATGTGCACCCCGCTAGATGGAGTCCACTACTCAGCAGCTACTCCTTCCAGTAG TGAGGACACAGAAACAGTATCAAACAGCAGCGAAGGGAAGTGTGGCTCCCCACATGACCTTTTGGAGACCATCTTTATCCGGAAAGTGGGAGCTTTTGTCAACAAACCCATTAACCAG GTCAATCCTCCTGACTCCCCAGAAACTGAATCTCCTCTACAAGGCAGCTTACACTCGGAGGGCTccagtggcagcagcacagggaacaCCCATGATGACTTTGTTATGATTGACTTT AAACCAGCATTTTCAAAAGACGACATCCTTCCAATGGACCTGGGGACATTTTACCGTGAGTTTCAGAACCCCCCTCAACTCAGCAGCCTCTCCATTGACATAGGAGCTCAGTCCATGGCAGAGGATTTG GACTCATTACCAGAGAAGTTGGCGGTCCAtgagaaaaatgtcaaagaGTTTGATGCCTTTGTAGAAACCTTGCAGTGA
- the ATG13 gene encoding autophagy-related protein 13 isoform X8, which produces MDTDLSSQDRKDLDKFIKFFALKTVQVIVQARLGEKICTRSSSSPTGSDWFNLAIKDIPEVTHEAKKALAGQLPAVGRSMCVEISLKTSEGDSMELEIWCLEMNEKCDKEIKVSYTVYNRLSLLLKSLLAITRVTPAYRLSRKQGHEYVILYRIYFGEVQLSGLGEGFQTVRVGTVGTPVGTITLSCAYRINLAFMSTRAGEDNGAVYPSVEDSQEVCTTSFSTSPPSQLIGPGKEGGVPPVPSQPAHGTQADQERMCTPLDGVHYSAATPSSSEDTETVSNSSEGKCGSPHDLLETIFIRKVGAFVNKPINQVTMANLDIPFAMFAPKNVELEDNDPMVNPPDSPETESPLQGSLHSEGSSGSSTGNTHDDFVMIDFKPAFSKDDILPMDLGTFYREFQNPPQLSSLSIDIGAQSMAEDLDSLPEKLAVHEKNVKEFDAFVETLQ; this is translated from the exons ATGGACACTGATCTCAGTTCCCAGGACAGGAAGGACCTGGACAAGTTCATCAAATTTTTTGCTCTAAAG ACGGTACAAGTAATTGTCCAGGCCCGACTTGGAGAGAAGATCTGTACCCGATCATCATCCTCCCCAACAGGCTCTGACTGG TTCAATTTGGCCATCAAAGATATACCAGAGGTTACTcatgaagcaaagaaagcctTGGCAGGACAGCTGCCCGCTGTTGGACGGTCTATGTGCGTGGAGATTTCTCTCAAAACCTCAGAG GGGGATTCCATGGAGCTAGAAATTTGGTGTctagaaatgaatgaaaa GTGTGACAAAGAAATCAAAGTTTCATACACCGTATACAACAGGCTGTCTCTACTACTGAAGTCTTTGCTAGCTATAACCAGGGTAACTCCAGCCTACAGGCTCTCAAGGAAACAAGGCCATGAATATGTGATACTGTACAG gataTATTTTGGTGAAGTGCAACTGAGCGGCTTGGGAGAAG GTTTCCAAACAGTTCGTGTTGGGACAGTGGGTACCCCAGTTGGCACCATCACTTTGTCTTGTGCCTACAGAATCAACCTTGCTTTCATGTCAACCAG AGCTGGTGAGGACAACGGTGCAGTATACCCCTCAGTAGAAGATTCCCAAGAAGTGTGTACCACATCATTCTCCACCTCTCCTCCATCTCAG TTGATTGGTCCAGGCAAAGAGGGGGGAGTTCCCCCAGTTCCTAGCCAGCCAGCACATGGCACCCAAGCTGACCAAGAGCGGATGTGCACCCCGCTAGATGGAGTCCACTACTCAGCAGCTACTCCTTCCAGTAG TGAGGACACAGAAACAGTATCAAACAGCAGCGAAGGGAAGTGTGGCTCCCCACATGACCTTTTGGAGACCATCTTTATCCGGAAAGTGGGAGCTTTTGTCAACAAACCCATTAACCAG GTGACCATGGCCAACTTAGACATTCCTTTTGCCATGTTTGCTCCCAAGAATGTTGAGCTGGAAGATAACGACCCCATG GTCAATCCTCCTGACTCCCCAGAAACTGAATCTCCTCTACAAGGCAGCTTACACTCGGAGGGCTccagtggcagcagcacagggaacaCCCATGATGACTTTGTTATGATTGACTTT AAACCAGCATTTTCAAAAGACGACATCCTTCCAATGGACCTGGGGACATTTTACCGTGAGTTTCAGAACCCCCCTCAACTCAGCAGCCTCTCCATTGACATAGGAGCTCAGTCCATGGCAGAGGATTTG GACTCATTACCAGAGAAGTTGGCGGTCCAtgagaaaaatgtcaaagaGTTTGATGCCTTTGTAGAAACCTTGCAGTGA
- the ATG13 gene encoding autophagy-related protein 13 isoform X5: protein MDTDLSSQDRKDLDKFIKFFALKTVQVIVQARLGEKICTRSSSSPTGSDWFNLAIKDIPEVTHEAKKALAGQLPAVGRSMCVEISLKTSEGDSMELEIWCLEMNEKCDKEIKVSYTVYNRLSLLLKSLLAITRVTPAYRLSRKQGHEYVILYRIYFGEVQLSGLGEGFQTVRVGTVGTPVGTITLSCAYRINLAFMSTRAGEDNGAVYPSVEDSQEVCTTSFSTSPPSQCVFTVTKAHFQTPPPVVTDTLKVPVMGLAFSHQLSSSRLSYQPAALGVGSADMGYPVIFAGGLNAAHPHQLIGPGKEGGVPPVPSQPAHGTQADQERMCTPLDGVHYSAATPSSSEDTETVSNSSEGKCGSPHDLLETIFIRKVGAFVNKPINQVTMANLDIPFAMFAPKNVELEDNDPMVNPPDSPETESPLQGSLHSEGSSGSSTGNTHDDFVMIDFKPAFSKDDILPMDLGTFYREFQNPPQLSSLSIDIGAQSMAEDLDSLPEKLAVHEKNVKEFDAFVETLQ, encoded by the exons ATGGACACTGATCTCAGTTCCCAGGACAGGAAGGACCTGGACAAGTTCATCAAATTTTTTGCTCTAAAG ACGGTACAAGTAATTGTCCAGGCCCGACTTGGAGAGAAGATCTGTACCCGATCATCATCCTCCCCAACAGGCTCTGACTGG TTCAATTTGGCCATCAAAGATATACCAGAGGTTACTcatgaagcaaagaaagcctTGGCAGGACAGCTGCCCGCTGTTGGACGGTCTATGTGCGTGGAGATTTCTCTCAAAACCTCAGAG GGGGATTCCATGGAGCTAGAAATTTGGTGTctagaaatgaatgaaaa GTGTGACAAAGAAATCAAAGTTTCATACACCGTATACAACAGGCTGTCTCTACTACTGAAGTCTTTGCTAGCTATAACCAGGGTAACTCCAGCCTACAGGCTCTCAAGGAAACAAGGCCATGAATATGTGATACTGTACAG gataTATTTTGGTGAAGTGCAACTGAGCGGCTTGGGAGAAG GTTTCCAAACAGTTCGTGTTGGGACAGTGGGTACCCCAGTTGGCACCATCACTTTGTCTTGTGCCTACAGAATCAACCTTGCTTTCATGTCAACCAG AGCTGGTGAGGACAACGGTGCAGTATACCCCTCAGTAGAAGATTCCCAAGAAGTGTGTACCACATCATTCTCCACCTCTCCTCCATCTCAG TGTGTTTTTACTGTCACAAAGGCACATTTTCAGACCCCTCCTCCTGTCGTGACGGACACCTTGAAGGTCCCAGTGATGGGACTGGCCTTTTCACATCAA CTTTCCAGCTCTCGTCTTTCCTATcagcctgctgccctgggaGTTGGATCAGCTGACATGGGGTATCCCGTAATCTTTGCTGGTGGCTTGAATGCTGCACACCCTCACCAG TTGATTGGTCCAGGCAAAGAGGGGGGAGTTCCCCCAGTTCCTAGCCAGCCAGCACATGGCACCCAAGCTGACCAAGAGCGGATGTGCACCCCGCTAGATGGAGTCCACTACTCAGCAGCTACTCCTTCCAGTAG TGAGGACACAGAAACAGTATCAAACAGCAGCGAAGGGAAGTGTGGCTCCCCACATGACCTTTTGGAGACCATCTTTATCCGGAAAGTGGGAGCTTTTGTCAACAAACCCATTAACCAG GTGACCATGGCCAACTTAGACATTCCTTTTGCCATGTTTGCTCCCAAGAATGTTGAGCTGGAAGATAACGACCCCATG GTCAATCCTCCTGACTCCCCAGAAACTGAATCTCCTCTACAAGGCAGCTTACACTCGGAGGGCTccagtggcagcagcacagggaacaCCCATGATGACTTTGTTATGATTGACTTT AAACCAGCATTTTCAAAAGACGACATCCTTCCAATGGACCTGGGGACATTTTACCGTGAGTTTCAGAACCCCCCTCAACTCAGCAGCCTCTCCATTGACATAGGAGCTCAGTCCATGGCAGAGGATTTG GACTCATTACCAGAGAAGTTGGCGGTCCAtgagaaaaatgtcaaagaGTTTGATGCCTTTGTAGAAACCTTGCAGTGA
- the ATG13 gene encoding autophagy-related protein 13 isoform X2: MDTDLSSQDRKDLDKFIKFFALKTVQVIVQARLGEKICTRSSSSPTGSDWFNLAIKDIPEVTHEAKKALAGQLPAVGRSMCVEISLKTSEGDSMELEIWCLEMNEKCDKEIKVSYTVYNRLSLLLKSLLAITRVTPAYRLSRKQGHEYVILYRIYFGEVQLSGLGEGFQTVRVGTVGTPVGTITLSCAYRINLAFMSTRQFERTPPIMGIIIDHFVDRPYPSSSPMHPCNYRAGEDNGAVYPSVEDSQEVCTTSFSTSPPSQCVFTVTKAHFQTPPPVVTDTLKVPVMGLAFSHQPAALGVGSADMGYPVIFAGGLNAAHPHQLIGPGKEGGVPPVPSQPAHGTQADQERMCTPLDGVHYSAATPSSSEDTETVSNSSEGKCGSPHDLLETIFIRKVGAFVNKPINQVTMANLDIPFAMFAPKNVELEDNDPMVNPPDSPETESPLQGSLHSEGSSGSSTGNTHDDFVMIDFKPAFSKDDILPMDLGTFYREFQNPPQLSSLSIDIGAQSMAEDLDSLPEKLAVHEKNVKEFDAFVETLQ; encoded by the exons ATGGACACTGATCTCAGTTCCCAGGACAGGAAGGACCTGGACAAGTTCATCAAATTTTTTGCTCTAAAG ACGGTACAAGTAATTGTCCAGGCCCGACTTGGAGAGAAGATCTGTACCCGATCATCATCCTCCCCAACAGGCTCTGACTGG TTCAATTTGGCCATCAAAGATATACCAGAGGTTACTcatgaagcaaagaaagcctTGGCAGGACAGCTGCCCGCTGTTGGACGGTCTATGTGCGTGGAGATTTCTCTCAAAACCTCAGAG GGGGATTCCATGGAGCTAGAAATTTGGTGTctagaaatgaatgaaaa GTGTGACAAAGAAATCAAAGTTTCATACACCGTATACAACAGGCTGTCTCTACTACTGAAGTCTTTGCTAGCTATAACCAGGGTAACTCCAGCCTACAGGCTCTCAAGGAAACAAGGCCATGAATATGTGATACTGTACAG gataTATTTTGGTGAAGTGCAACTGAGCGGCTTGGGAGAAG GTTTCCAAACAGTTCGTGTTGGGACAGTGGGTACCCCAGTTGGCACCATCACTTTGTCTTGTGCCTACAGAATCAACCTTGCTTTCATGTCAACCAG GCAGTTTGAGAGGACCCCTCCTATCATGGGGATTATCATTGATCACTTTGTGGACCGTCCCTATCCCAGCTCTTCGCCCATGCACCCCTGCAATTACAG AGCTGGTGAGGACAACGGTGCAGTATACCCCTCAGTAGAAGATTCCCAAGAAGTGTGTACCACATCATTCTCCACCTCTCCTCCATCTCAG TGTGTTTTTACTGTCACAAAGGCACATTTTCAGACCCCTCCTCCTGTCGTGACGGACACCTTGAAGGTCCCAGTGATGGGACTGGCCTTTTCACATCAA cctgctgccctgggaGTTGGATCAGCTGACATGGGGTATCCCGTAATCTTTGCTGGTGGCTTGAATGCTGCACACCCTCACCAG TTGATTGGTCCAGGCAAAGAGGGGGGAGTTCCCCCAGTTCCTAGCCAGCCAGCACATGGCACCCAAGCTGACCAAGAGCGGATGTGCACCCCGCTAGATGGAGTCCACTACTCAGCAGCTACTCCTTCCAGTAG TGAGGACACAGAAACAGTATCAAACAGCAGCGAAGGGAAGTGTGGCTCCCCACATGACCTTTTGGAGACCATCTTTATCCGGAAAGTGGGAGCTTTTGTCAACAAACCCATTAACCAG GTGACCATGGCCAACTTAGACATTCCTTTTGCCATGTTTGCTCCCAAGAATGTTGAGCTGGAAGATAACGACCCCATG GTCAATCCTCCTGACTCCCCAGAAACTGAATCTCCTCTACAAGGCAGCTTACACTCGGAGGGCTccagtggcagcagcacagggaacaCCCATGATGACTTTGTTATGATTGACTTT AAACCAGCATTTTCAAAAGACGACATCCTTCCAATGGACCTGGGGACATTTTACCGTGAGTTTCAGAACCCCCCTCAACTCAGCAGCCTCTCCATTGACATAGGAGCTCAGTCCATGGCAGAGGATTTG GACTCATTACCAGAGAAGTTGGCGGTCCAtgagaaaaatgtcaaagaGTTTGATGCCTTTGTAGAAACCTTGCAGTGA
- the ATG13 gene encoding autophagy-related protein 13 isoform X4, with product MDTDLSSQDRKDLDKFIKFFALKTVQVIVQARLGEKICTRSSSSPTGSDWFNLAIKDIPEVTHEAKKALAGQLPAVGRSMCVEISLKTSEGDSMELEIWCLEMNEKCDKEIKVSYTVYNRLSLLLKSLLAITRVTPAYRLSRKQGHEYVILYRIYFGEVQLSGLGEGFQTVRVGTVGTPVGTITLSCAYRINLAFMSTRQFERTPPIMGIIIDHFVDRPYPSSSPMHPCNYRAGEDNGAVYPSVEDSQEVCTTSFSTSPPSQLSSSRLSYQPAALGVGSADMGYPVIFAGGLNAAHPHQLIGPGKEGGVPPVPSQPAHGTQADQERMCTPLDGVHYSAATPSSSEDTETVSNSSEGKCGSPHDLLETIFIRKVGAFVNKPINQVTMANLDIPFAMFAPKNVELEDNDPMVNPPDSPETESPLQGSLHSEGSSGSSTGNTHDDFVMIDFKPAFSKDDILPMDLGTFYREFQNPPQLSSLSIDIGAQSMAEDLDSLPEKLAVHEKNVKEFDAFVETLQ from the exons ATGGACACTGATCTCAGTTCCCAGGACAGGAAGGACCTGGACAAGTTCATCAAATTTTTTGCTCTAAAG ACGGTACAAGTAATTGTCCAGGCCCGACTTGGAGAGAAGATCTGTACCCGATCATCATCCTCCCCAACAGGCTCTGACTGG TTCAATTTGGCCATCAAAGATATACCAGAGGTTACTcatgaagcaaagaaagcctTGGCAGGACAGCTGCCCGCTGTTGGACGGTCTATGTGCGTGGAGATTTCTCTCAAAACCTCAGAG GGGGATTCCATGGAGCTAGAAATTTGGTGTctagaaatgaatgaaaa GTGTGACAAAGAAATCAAAGTTTCATACACCGTATACAACAGGCTGTCTCTACTACTGAAGTCTTTGCTAGCTATAACCAGGGTAACTCCAGCCTACAGGCTCTCAAGGAAACAAGGCCATGAATATGTGATACTGTACAG gataTATTTTGGTGAAGTGCAACTGAGCGGCTTGGGAGAAG GTTTCCAAACAGTTCGTGTTGGGACAGTGGGTACCCCAGTTGGCACCATCACTTTGTCTTGTGCCTACAGAATCAACCTTGCTTTCATGTCAACCAG GCAGTTTGAGAGGACCCCTCCTATCATGGGGATTATCATTGATCACTTTGTGGACCGTCCCTATCCCAGCTCTTCGCCCATGCACCCCTGCAATTACAG AGCTGGTGAGGACAACGGTGCAGTATACCCCTCAGTAGAAGATTCCCAAGAAGTGTGTACCACATCATTCTCCACCTCTCCTCCATCTCAG CTTTCCAGCTCTCGTCTTTCCTATcagcctgctgccctgggaGTTGGATCAGCTGACATGGGGTATCCCGTAATCTTTGCTGGTGGCTTGAATGCTGCACACCCTCACCAG TTGATTGGTCCAGGCAAAGAGGGGGGAGTTCCCCCAGTTCCTAGCCAGCCAGCACATGGCACCCAAGCTGACCAAGAGCGGATGTGCACCCCGCTAGATGGAGTCCACTACTCAGCAGCTACTCCTTCCAGTAG TGAGGACACAGAAACAGTATCAAACAGCAGCGAAGGGAAGTGTGGCTCCCCACATGACCTTTTGGAGACCATCTTTATCCGGAAAGTGGGAGCTTTTGTCAACAAACCCATTAACCAG GTGACCATGGCCAACTTAGACATTCCTTTTGCCATGTTTGCTCCCAAGAATGTTGAGCTGGAAGATAACGACCCCATG GTCAATCCTCCTGACTCCCCAGAAACTGAATCTCCTCTACAAGGCAGCTTACACTCGGAGGGCTccagtggcagcagcacagggaacaCCCATGATGACTTTGTTATGATTGACTTT AAACCAGCATTTTCAAAAGACGACATCCTTCCAATGGACCTGGGGACATTTTACCGTGAGTTTCAGAACCCCCCTCAACTCAGCAGCCTCTCCATTGACATAGGAGCTCAGTCCATGGCAGAGGATTTG GACTCATTACCAGAGAAGTTGGCGGTCCAtgagaaaaatgtcaaagaGTTTGATGCCTTTGTAGAAACCTTGCAGTGA
- the ATG13 gene encoding autophagy-related protein 13 isoform X1, with protein MDTDLSSQDRKDLDKFIKFFALKTVQVIVQARLGEKICTRSSSSPTGSDWFNLAIKDIPEVTHEAKKALAGQLPAVGRSMCVEISLKTSEGDSMELEIWCLEMNEKCDKEIKVSYTVYNRLSLLLKSLLAITRVTPAYRLSRKQGHEYVILYRIYFGEVQLSGLGEGFQTVRVGTVGTPVGTITLSCAYRINLAFMSTRQFERTPPIMGIIIDHFVDRPYPSSSPMHPCNYRAGEDNGAVYPSVEDSQEVCTTSFSTSPPSQCVFTVTKAHFQTPPPVVTDTLKVPVMGLAFSHQLSSSRLSYQPAALGVGSADMGYPVIFAGGLNAAHPHQLIGPGKEGGVPPVPSQPAHGTQADQERMCTPLDGVHYSAATPSSSEDTETVSNSSEGKCGSPHDLLETIFIRKVGAFVNKPINQVTMANLDIPFAMFAPKNVELEDNDPMVNPPDSPETESPLQGSLHSEGSSGSSTGNTHDDFVMIDFKPAFSKDDILPMDLGTFYREFQNPPQLSSLSIDIGAQSMAEDLDSLPEKLAVHEKNVKEFDAFVETLQ; from the exons ATGGACACTGATCTCAGTTCCCAGGACAGGAAGGACCTGGACAAGTTCATCAAATTTTTTGCTCTAAAG ACGGTACAAGTAATTGTCCAGGCCCGACTTGGAGAGAAGATCTGTACCCGATCATCATCCTCCCCAACAGGCTCTGACTGG TTCAATTTGGCCATCAAAGATATACCAGAGGTTACTcatgaagcaaagaaagcctTGGCAGGACAGCTGCCCGCTGTTGGACGGTCTATGTGCGTGGAGATTTCTCTCAAAACCTCAGAG GGGGATTCCATGGAGCTAGAAATTTGGTGTctagaaatgaatgaaaa GTGTGACAAAGAAATCAAAGTTTCATACACCGTATACAACAGGCTGTCTCTACTACTGAAGTCTTTGCTAGCTATAACCAGGGTAACTCCAGCCTACAGGCTCTCAAGGAAACAAGGCCATGAATATGTGATACTGTACAG gataTATTTTGGTGAAGTGCAACTGAGCGGCTTGGGAGAAG GTTTCCAAACAGTTCGTGTTGGGACAGTGGGTACCCCAGTTGGCACCATCACTTTGTCTTGTGCCTACAGAATCAACCTTGCTTTCATGTCAACCAG GCAGTTTGAGAGGACCCCTCCTATCATGGGGATTATCATTGATCACTTTGTGGACCGTCCCTATCCCAGCTCTTCGCCCATGCACCCCTGCAATTACAG AGCTGGTGAGGACAACGGTGCAGTATACCCCTCAGTAGAAGATTCCCAAGAAGTGTGTACCACATCATTCTCCACCTCTCCTCCATCTCAG TGTGTTTTTACTGTCACAAAGGCACATTTTCAGACCCCTCCTCCTGTCGTGACGGACACCTTGAAGGTCCCAGTGATGGGACTGGCCTTTTCACATCAA CTTTCCAGCTCTCGTCTTTCCTATcagcctgctgccctgggaGTTGGATCAGCTGACATGGGGTATCCCGTAATCTTTGCTGGTGGCTTGAATGCTGCACACCCTCACCAG TTGATTGGTCCAGGCAAAGAGGGGGGAGTTCCCCCAGTTCCTAGCCAGCCAGCACATGGCACCCAAGCTGACCAAGAGCGGATGTGCACCCCGCTAGATGGAGTCCACTACTCAGCAGCTACTCCTTCCAGTAG TGAGGACACAGAAACAGTATCAAACAGCAGCGAAGGGAAGTGTGGCTCCCCACATGACCTTTTGGAGACCATCTTTATCCGGAAAGTGGGAGCTTTTGTCAACAAACCCATTAACCAG GTGACCATGGCCAACTTAGACATTCCTTTTGCCATGTTTGCTCCCAAGAATGTTGAGCTGGAAGATAACGACCCCATG GTCAATCCTCCTGACTCCCCAGAAACTGAATCTCCTCTACAAGGCAGCTTACACTCGGAGGGCTccagtggcagcagcacagggaacaCCCATGATGACTTTGTTATGATTGACTTT AAACCAGCATTTTCAAAAGACGACATCCTTCCAATGGACCTGGGGACATTTTACCGTGAGTTTCAGAACCCCCCTCAACTCAGCAGCCTCTCCATTGACATAGGAGCTCAGTCCATGGCAGAGGATTTG GACTCATTACCAGAGAAGTTGGCGGTCCAtgagaaaaatgtcaaagaGTTTGATGCCTTTGTAGAAACCTTGCAGTGA